Part of the Sinorhizobium terangae genome is shown below.
CTCCGGCTGGTCTGCCTTTGCTTCTGGCGGCAATTGAAGCCGGACCCGGATCGCTCCTGCAGCCGCATCGAAGTTTGCTGTCGCGACATTGAATTCGCTCGACGGGGCTTGCGGCAGCGCCGCTACGGCATCGGCGATGCGTGCCCCGTCGAGGGGATTGTCGAACTCGCCCTGCTTCAGGATAAGGTTCAGTTCGCCCTGGACCGGAATGCAGATCTCCTCGCAGATGCCCAGAAAGACCGACGCCCGGATGGCGAGATCGCCGTCGCCACGCGTCCTTTTCAGCACCAGTGGAAAAGCGACGGGCGTGTCGTAGCCGACATAGCGGCCCGCCCCCTCGCCGAATGTCTTCGGTGCGGGGAAATTGATAGCCTGGAGGACAACGCCGGAGGAGGGGTCGATCGTAATCTGTGGGGGGATTCCACTTGCGCCCGGATCTCGCCAGTAGGTCTTCCAGCCGGGCTTTAGCTTGACCTCGAGAATAGCCGGTATGGTGCCGTCCCCTTCGGGCTGCGCGGCGACGAGACGGATCGTGCCGCCGGCCGACGTCACCCAGTCGCTGGCGGCCGCATATGTTTTGGCTGGAAGAAAAAATAAAAGCAGAAGACTTGCCGCAGCGAGGCGTTGGGCCATCTTCTCTAATGGAGGGCGCTTGGTCATGGGCTAAGCATTACCGTTCTTCGCCCCGTACCGCCAGTCGACCCTGACTATGCCGGCGATCATAATCGCTTGATTGGCACGCGTGAGCGGCGCGCGTGCAAATTTTCGCAGCCGCCACGTAGAGGCGCTTTTCATTTCGCGACGAATTGGTAGGCTATACCCATTATGGCGACAACGGTGCTGCACAAGACACGCGAACGTGGTTTCCTTGACGGTCAATTCCTGATCGCCATGCCGAGCATGTTCGACGCCAATTTTGCCCGCACGGTCATTTTCGTCTGCGCCCATTCCGAGGATGGGGCGATGGGCTTCGTTCTTAATCGGCCCCAGCGGCTGACCTTCCCGGATGTCCTCTTGCATCTGCAGCTCCTTGACGAGGAGGAGGCGATCC
Proteins encoded:
- a CDS encoding protein-disulfide reductase DsbD domain-containing protein codes for the protein MTKRPPLEKMAQRLAAASLLLLFFLPAKTYAAASDWVTSAGGTIRLVAAQPEGDGTIPAILEVKLKPGWKTYWRDPGASGIPPQITIDPSSGVVLQAINFPAPKTFGEGAGRYVGYDTPVAFPLVLKRTRGDGDLAIRASVFLGICEEICIPVQGELNLILKQGEFDNPLDGARIADAVAALPQAPSSEFNVATANFDAAAGAIRVRLQLPPEAKADQPELFLAGPSGISFGKPAFGVETGIQRTADIPVKFSGKDKDIKGKPIALTVRAGSRSMETTLAFE